DNA from Onychomys torridus chromosome 1, mOncTor1.1, whole genome shotgun sequence:
TTGCACCACATGGGCATAGTTTTAAAACTCCTCAAGTGATTTGAAAAGATTGTTGAGAACCTCTGATGATTAGTTTACCCCCGAGTATTCACATTTCAAGAACCCGGCAGAGTTTCAGATCCCTTCAACTGACATTCTAGAGTCCTTCTCCGCTCGCTTTTTCCTTATGAATGACTTCAGATGTCGCCTTGCTTCCCTTGGGCGAGACCAGGGCCATGTGCATTCGCAAGTGTTCTATCTTTGAACGATATTCTGAGCCCAGGAAGAGTTATATAACATACATTATTTGTGGGATCCTAACTTGGTTCCAAAAGCACAAATTACAGGAAGAACAGCAACTTCACAACAGAGGCCGGAGGAGCAATTCGAGGTGAGAAGGACCCAGGTGtcattaatgtttttctttttaaattataaaacaatctcaattgttttgtttgcttttagagacagggtttcatgtagcccaggctggcctcaaacccagtgTGTAGCAGAAGATGAcctgaatcctcctgcctctgcctctccagtactgggacCACAGGCATGAATCAGCTGTGCAGCTCTTTGCTGCTTTAATTGACAAATACACACTACACTGTGGCACACCACTGCTTATGCATGGCGGTGTTCCTGCTTTAGTTGAAACTCTTCCCGGGCTCTCAGAAATGCACCAGCCCCCTTCTCTTACCCCACacagtgtgtttgcatgtgtctaCTCAAAAACCAGTACTAGATTTAAAGAAGGGAAAATTGTGTAGTCTTTCACGTTCCCTTAGGAAGTCAAGCACACACTTGAAGTATACTTCTACTCAGTTTCAGGGAATTTTGTTTGTCACACCAGAACTGAAACCAGACCCTAATGAATGCTAGGAAGAGCtctttaccactaagctacattaCCTAGTTCCACTTCTAATGGGTAGAAGATAGACTATTACTATAAGTTTCCTTTATTATATTCATGCCTCTAAAACATTGTATAATTCTACTATAATCCCAGTaaagtatttcattattttaaatggcacagtaaagccaggcggtggtggctgtgagttcgaggccagcctggtctacaaagcaagatccaggacaggcaccaaaactacatggagaaaccctgtctcaaaaaaaatttaaaaaattaaaataaaaaaaatgacacaataAAGCACATTTTATCATTAAACAATTTTTTGAattcctcctgcagcagaggtTTGTCaaggtaaataagtaaataagactTCTGGAGAttttctctggtttttgttttgttttccttacaCAGAGTGTCAGAATTTAGTACTGTCTGGCCTTAAATTTACCattatccacctgcctctgcctcccgagtactgggattaaaggcatgtgccaccacacctagctgagaattgtttttaaagagcatcttttttttttttttcttcaagacaggatttctctgtgtagctttgtgcctttcctggaactcacttggtagcctaggctggcctcgaactcacagagatccacctgcctctgcctcccgagtgctgggattaaaggcgtgcaccaccaccacccggctaaagaGCATCTTTAAgcacattttaattttgaaacataCCTTTCATGATAGGCTACTTAAAAATTCATGTGCAACTCAACCTAAGGAAATATGACAAGTAATTTGTGGGAAACGCAGCTACAGAATGTCTACTCCCCACTGTTAACTGCGAACAATCATGCACTTGAAGCTGGAAGGAACTTTAAGACGGGATCATTTTTCAGTAAGGGTGTCAAAAGCAATCTATACGAGCTTGGCATGGGAACCGAAACTGATAAGCTGCCTTTCTGACACGAAAACAGCCCCTTTGCAGGCGATTTAAGCCCTTGGCAGTAATCTAACAAGATCTTAGTTTCGGCACCGGAGTGTCTGCTTTCTCTGGGTGTTCAAAACAGCTCTGGATGAAGATCTGGATGTTGGCTCCAACTGCTAGGCACTGGCTGCGAGATGGTTAGGATAATAAGGGGCCTTGGGGAGAGTGTAAGTATTTCCATCCTATTGGAGTAGGGGACTCAAATGTATATCGGTTAAAGAAGTTGGAACCTCGGGTCATAGAGGCTCGGGACTGCCTAGTGTTTTGTGGGAATGACAAACCTGCATAGGCCAAGAAGGTGATGAGTGCAGCCAGCAGGTGGATGCGAAGCTTGGTTCGGACCTCCTGGAAGTGCAGTAGAGCGCTGTGGAAAATAAAGGAGCAGATGGCCTCTGTGATGATCGCTTTGGACATGTCCGTGTGGATGGGATTCTTGCAAGCTAAGCTCCTCTCATTGAAGTGGTACTTGGTCAGACTCAGGCTCCACAGGGCGCTTATGCAGTACCTGCTGCATAGGGCGCTAACCAGCTGAGCCAACAACCTCATGGCACCCGTCTCGGGGGACATAGCCCCCAGAATCATCTGCATCATCACGCCGCACGGGTTGCTAGCTGTGCCCACCAGGGTCAGGCCATGCACCAAGGAGAAGAAGTAGATCAGCGTCAGCGTCCAGGTGGGGTGCGCGGGATCCTGCTCGCTCAGCAGTTGGAGCTCATGGGTGCAGCAGCAGAGCTGGAAGGTGGCTAGAAACTCCAGGACGAAGGCGTGGGCCGTGGGCCTGTGCAGCTGCTGCCGGGCGATCACGCGGGCCAGCCCCATGAGCAGCACGACCAACAGCATCAGCCCCAGCGAGGTGCAGGTGTCCTGCACCTCGGGCCGGAGCCCCAGCAGCGCGGACATGGCTCCCTCTGGCCAGGGATAGCTGAGGGCGTCAGGGGAAGCCGAGCGCCGGGGGCTGGAGTCCGAAGTCCGCGGCCCCGCCCTCCCACGCCCCTCAGGGCGGGCCGAGCAGAGAGCCCCGGTTCCGCGCTGGAGGGCTCCTCCCCTCCCCGGCTGCGCTGTGGAGATGTGACCCTAGCCGGGGAGGGGGGGAGGCGAGGCGGCGAGGGAGCTGTCCCTGGGTACCGGCGGAGGGGGCAACGGTCAGCAGAGCCCCACGCGTACCCGCCCTCGGCCGCCTGCCCAGCCCGGACCGTGCGCGGCCCGAGACCACTGCGCAGGCGCGCGGCGGCCAAGCTCAGCGCCGCAGGAGACCCGACCCGGAGCCAAAGACCCCGCGGCGCTGCTGGCAGCGCCTGTTGCACCCGGAGCGTGGCTTGGGAACGCCACCTTGAACTTTGCGCACTCCGGAAACTGTACTCCGCGGAGCTCCAAAGGTCATCTCTGCAACCACCCGGTTTTTACTAACAGAGAGGCTGAGGTTAAGGAGCGAGGAGGTGGTCCTCGAGGAAGGCACTGAGATTCACCGGGAGTGGGCGTGAGAACCGAGGTGCGACAGGGTGCCGGAGCCTTGATTTTCTTCACCTACCCCCAAACTTTTTAtgagtgtgatgtgtgtgtgtgtgtgtgtgtgtgtgtgtgtgtgtgtgtgtatgtatatattcatgtatatatacatgtatacattttacGTGTGCGATCGACTGTTAATTATATTCACACTATTATCCAGCTACCATCGCAATGTCcagatatatacatttatatatgtttatatataaatacatttatggAGGCACTGTTCCCCAGTTCCTGTGTGGCCCAAGAACCACCTGAAGTTATTctctggttctctccctccacaggtgggtcctaggaatcaaattcaggtcctcagaaaGCACCTTTGTCTACTGAAGCATCTTGTAGTGGTTCTCAGGCATGAAGTCCTCCTTTGTGATCTTCATCGTGAAATAgcaaaatactttgaaaaaaaaatctttttttcttattcgCATTGGCGTCCAGTGTGGGAAGGAAACCCGGAACCCGGAGTAGAACCTTGGAGAGGTCCACTTTGCAGAGTCCTGGGTCACCCTGAGGCAGGATGGAAAGAAGGGAGTTTAAGGGGTCATGGGAAGGGTGCTAGCCTGGAGCTGAAGTCCCACATCAGCTGAGAGTTAAGAGTTCCATCACAATTAACATCTGTTGTGAAGTTAGTCTGTAGAGATATTTCAAATATGAATTTtaaggccaggcaatggtggcacacgcctttaatcctagcacttgggaggcagagccaggcagatctctgtgagttcgaggccagcctggtctacagagtgagctccaggacaggcaccaaaactacacagagaaaccctgtctctaaaaaaactaagaaagaattttaagataGTCTGAAAGTTGCTTTCTGAGGCTACCTTCTTCTTTGTAGTCTTTGTGACTTTCACCATGGCATACCTCGGCCAGGGCCAGAAAGTGCCGAAGATGGTGCAGATGGTCAGTCTCATCCTCATCTTCAGATACTCGAAGGGCAGATCTCAGGTTCCAGTGTGGCTGTAAGCAAGTGACTGACTATTCAGGTAGAGTGTTGTGTTATGGGCTTTGCTGAGTACATGAACCTCATATTAGATGATGCAGATGAGATTTCACTATAAAACAAAGTCAAGGACTCAGCTGGGGTGGATCGTGCTACAAGGAAATATTACTCTGCTCCAAAGTGTTTCCAACTAGAAATGGTCCAGGACAGGAGAAATTGAGAAGGCATATGGTGTTTTTAAAGGTGTCTTCTGATGGGAACACAGTCTGAAACATTTATTCATATTGTTTTGGGGGCCCTTGTGTTATTATCATGTGACAGTAAATTCTGTGAGATTGTTTTTTGTTACCCCAAAACAGAATGTTAAAATATTGATGTACCATACTTAAGGACTAAGCAAATACATCTGTGGTGGGTGACTGAGCCATGTCCAGAAGCtctgcccctagtgaggtagcaggtaactgttacacctgcctatgaccttgtgATACCTGCCCCTGGGACGTGGCCActgggggacccttaagacctggggtgcccatacacacactctctctttgcttccttgtGGTTTTGggtgctgagatcttggaccaggcaGATCAGCGTGGCACATAGCTCAACTTTCCCggaccctacaataaatctcctGTGGTTGTGAGTTAACCTCCAAATAAATTCccttgctcattaaa
Protein-coding regions in this window:
- the Aqp11 gene encoding aquaporin-11, producing the protein MSALLGLRPEVQDTCTSLGLMLLVVLLMGLARVIARQQLHRPTAHAFVLEFLATFQLCCCTHELQLLSEQDPAHPTWTLTLIYFFSLVHGLTLVGTASNPCGVMMQMILGAMSPETGAMRLLAQLVSALCSRYCISALWSLSLTKYHFNERSLACKNPIHTDMSKAIITEAICSFIFHSALLHFQEVRTKLRIHLLAALITFLAYAGGSLTGALFNPALALSLHFPCFDENFYQFFVVYWLAPSLGVLLMILMFSFFLPWLHNNQMTNKKE